The DNA region GACACGTTCCACAATCTGGATCATGTGGTGGATGTCGCGGATTTCACAGAGCTTCTCCAGACCGCGGTGCACGTAGCCCAGGGCGGGCACGGCCTCGGTCACGATCTCGTCCTCCACGGTGAGGGAGAGGTGGATCGGCTCGGGGAGGACCGGGTGTTGCGGTCCGAAGGGTATAATGGTCTTTGCCATGATAACTCCTGATATGCCGAAAAGGCGGCTCGGCTAGGATTCCTTTCGGGTGATGCCGTACTTGCAGAACGGTGTCGTGGCCACCTCTTCCTCCAGATAGAGGAAGTTGGAGAAGTTGAGGACCAGGCCCTCGAAACAGAGGCCGAACTGGTCCTGGATCTCGTTCTCCACGAGGAAGGCGGCGAAGACGACGTCGGAGATGGTCGGCGCGTTCTCGCTTTTGGGCTGCTTCATCCGCAGGTGGATCATCTGCAGATCCTTCTGGAAATGGTACAGAAGGTCGACGGTCTTTTCGTCGAGGTCCACGCAGGTCATGGTTTCCAGCCGGTAGCCGGCGTCGAGCAGGCGGTGGATCTCCGCCTTGAGCGTCTCTTGCGTGACTTCGGTTGTTTCAAGAAAGGTTGCCATGTCTTATTGCTCCTGTTTGGCGGCAAAGAGCTCGAGGGCCTTCACGACGCCGTCGATGATGGCTTCGGGCTTGGGGGGACAGCCGGGGACGTAGACGTCCACGGGAATGACCTTGTCCACGCCGCCCACGACATTGGGCGCCTCGCGGAAGACGCCGCCGGAGAGGCCGCAGGCGCCGATGGCGATGACGGCCTTGGGGTCCGGGATCTGATCGTAGAGGTTCTTGAGCACCTTCTTATTGCGGTGGTTCACGGTGCCGGTGACAAGGAAGACGTCGGCGTGCTTGGGGTTGCCCACGTTGATGATGCCGAAGCGCTCAACATCATATACGGGGGTCAGCACGGCCAGGGTCTCGATGTCACAGCCGTTGCAGCTGCCGCAGTCGAAGTGCAGCACCCACGGCGACTTGATTCGCGATTTCTTGATGAATTCAGATATCGGGTTCATGAGCGCCTACCTGTAATGGAGCCAGACGAGATTGATGACGGAGAAGGAGAGACCGACGGCCCAGGCCGAACCGAGCATCCACTTCCAAGTCATGCGGGAGGTGGAGTTGTCCACCAGGATTTCCACGAAGTAGGTGATCATCAGCAGGAGAATGATGCCGATGACGCTCGTGGACCAGAACAGCGAGACCAGGCCGAGGACCAGTGCGATCTCGAACCAGTGCGCCACCTCGATGATGCCGAGGTAGGGGCCGACGTACTCGGTGTACACGCCGCGGACGATCTCCTGGTGCGCATGGTGCGAGGCGGAGATGTCGAAGGGCGATTTGCGCAGCTTGATGGTCAGGGCGTAGCCCAGCACCAGGAACATCAGCGGCAGATGAAACAGGAGCGGGGTGTTCAGCTCATATATCGCGCTGACCTTGAAGCTGCCGGTGACCATGTAGATGCCCACGATGACGAGCACCAGCAGGGGTTCGTAGGTGAGAATCTGCAACAGCTCGCGGTGCGCGCCCACCTGGCTGTAGGGCGAGGGCACGGTCAGTGCGCCGACCACCAGGAAGACGGAGCCCACCGCCTGCACAAAGAAGATGAGCAGCAGGTCCGACTGGAAGAAGAAGAGCACTGTGGCCGTGGCCGCGGCCACCAGGTAGACGAATGAGCAGAACGCGAGCCAGTAGTTGGAGAGCAGCCGTTCCTTACCGAACAGCTTGAAGACGTCGTAGAAGGGTTGGAGGATGGGCGGGCCGAGGCGCGACTGCAGGCGCGCGGTGATCCGCCGGTCCACGCCGGCGATGAGGCCGGAGGCCGCCGGGGCGAGCACGAGCCCCACGATGAGTGCGAGGAAGACGTTGACAGAGTTCATATTACAGCCCCCCGCCGATCATGAGTAGAATGAGCATGATAGCCGCACCGTTGACCCAGCCTGTGAGCGTGGACTCGCCAAAGAGGCGCTCCAGGTAGTAGTTCGCAGCGGTCGGATGGATCGCATTGCGCAGGGGACCGCGGTAGGCCGTGTTGTCATCGGGAATCTGAACGCCGGAGAGATACGGACCCACGGCCCGCTGCTTCTTGGCGCGCTTGAACGACATGATGGCGAGCAGCCCGCCGCCGATGCACACCAGGAAGAGCGGCACGGTCGGGAACACGCCCTTGGCGTTGGCAAGGATGCCGCCGGTCGTGTCAAAGGGCGTCACGTACGTCGCCATGGGGAAGACGGATGAGAGCTGGTTGATGGAAGGCAGGATCAGGTCGGTGTAGATCCACGGGGCCGCGAAGGAGAGCACAAAGGCGCCCGTAAGCAGGCCCAGGAGCGGCACGCGCGTCAGGAACGCCTGCTTCTCCACCTCGATCCTCTCGCCGATGGGATAGCTCATGAAGATGCCGGCCCAACGCGCCCAGTACATGACGGTGATGGCGCTGCCCACGGCCAGCATGACCACGATGATGACGTTGTTCGCGGCCGACTCGATGGCCATCCACTTGCCCAACAGCATGCCG from Oceanidesulfovibrio marinus includes:
- a CDS encoding NADH-quinone oxidoreductase subunit C; the protein is MATFLETTEVTQETLKAEIHRLLDAGYRLETMTCVDLDEKTVDLLYHFQKDLQMIHLRMKQPKSENAPTISDVVFAAFLVENEIQDQFGLCFEGLVLNFSNFLYLEEEVATTPFCKYGITRKES
- a CDS encoding NADH-quinone oxidoreductase subunit B family protein codes for the protein MNPISEFIKKSRIKSPWVLHFDCGSCNGCDIETLAVLTPVYDVERFGIINVGNPKHADVFLVTGTVNHRNKKVLKNLYDQIPDPKAVIAIGACGLSGGVFREAPNVVGGVDKVIPVDVYVPGCPPKPEAIIDGVVKALELFAAKQEQ
- a CDS encoding respiratory chain complex I subunit 1 family protein, coding for MNSVNVFLALIVGLVLAPAASGLIAGVDRRITARLQSRLGPPILQPFYDVFKLFGKERLLSNYWLAFCSFVYLVAAATATVLFFFQSDLLLIFFVQAVGSVFLVVGALTVPSPYSQVGAHRELLQILTYEPLLVLVIVGIYMVTGSFKVSAIYELNTPLLFHLPLMFLVLGYALTIKLRKSPFDISASHHAHQEIVRGVYTEYVGPYLGIIEVAHWFEIALVLGLVSLFWSTSVIGIILLLMITYFVEILVDNSTSRMTWKWMLGSAWAVGLSFSVINLVWLHYR